One segment of Alistipes finegoldii DSM 17242 DNA contains the following:
- a CDS encoding DUF4954 family protein: protein MPQLRYMTPAEISAAESLGSSAEAWSQVRVSEDFTPFQLLQSHLEGTVEIGSGARIIRSRVCNYRIGEGALIEGVTALECRRRSTFGNGVGVATMNECGGRTVRIFDRMSAQIAYLMAVYRHRPQTVAALERMVEAYAEAGASEMGSVGRNTRIVGAKFIREVRIGDEVCIDGASMLENGTVCDGAHIGVDVKAYDFIAAEKAHIDNGSIVERCFVGESCRLDKAFTAAESLFFANSHCENGEAASIFAGPYTVSHHKSSLLIAGMFSFFNAGSGSNQSNHLFKSGAVHQSVHLRGCKFASGAYIMSPALEGAFTMIMGHHSYHHDTSAFPYSYLIEKEGRTTLMPGANLTSYGAVRDIEKWPARDRRERKRDVINFEEYNPYITEAMLRAVDTLHTLAEEDPDAPSYVYRKAVIRAAALKRGIGLYNKFVVAALGAMLDRGESASRYDGSGRWLDVAGQYVTKREVEAILDAVDRGELTTPEEVDNRFRVFFVHYDDYAHSWAEGIYASLLGRVPTAAEIGDAIEAGRNAREAMRRTTDADRERDCSLDMAVSYGLDSDDEREVRDDYYSVRGLK, encoded by the coding sequence ATGCCTCAACTCAGATATATGACTCCGGCGGAGATTTCCGCCGCCGAATCCCTCGGATCTTCGGCCGAAGCATGGTCGCAGGTGAGGGTCTCCGAAGATTTCACGCCCTTCCAACTGCTGCAAAGCCATCTGGAGGGGACGGTCGAGATCGGCTCCGGCGCGCGCATCATCCGATCGCGCGTATGCAACTACCGGATCGGCGAGGGCGCGCTCATAGAGGGCGTCACGGCTCTCGAATGCCGCCGCCGGAGCACGTTCGGCAACGGCGTGGGCGTAGCGACGATGAACGAGTGCGGGGGCCGCACGGTCAGGATATTCGACCGGATGTCGGCGCAGATAGCCTATCTGATGGCCGTCTACCGCCACCGGCCGCAGACCGTTGCAGCGCTGGAGCGCATGGTGGAGGCCTATGCCGAAGCGGGTGCGTCGGAGATGGGCAGCGTAGGCCGCAACACCCGCATCGTAGGCGCGAAATTCATCCGCGAAGTCCGCATCGGCGACGAAGTGTGCATCGACGGGGCCTCGATGCTCGAAAACGGCACCGTCTGCGACGGGGCGCATATCGGCGTGGACGTCAAGGCCTACGACTTCATCGCCGCCGAGAAGGCGCACATCGACAACGGGTCGATCGTCGAACGCTGCTTCGTGGGCGAGAGCTGCCGGCTGGACAAGGCCTTCACGGCAGCCGAGTCGCTCTTTTTCGCAAACTCGCACTGCGAAAACGGGGAGGCGGCCTCGATCTTCGCGGGTCCCTACACCGTCTCGCACCACAAATCGTCGCTGCTGATCGCCGGCATGTTCTCGTTCTTCAACGCCGGGAGCGGCTCCAACCAGAGCAACCACCTCTTCAAGAGCGGCGCCGTACACCAGTCGGTGCATCTGCGCGGCTGCAAGTTCGCCAGCGGGGCCTACATCATGTCGCCGGCGCTCGAAGGGGCCTTCACGATGATCATGGGACACCACTCGTACCACCACGACACGTCGGCGTTTCCCTACTCCTACCTGATCGAGAAGGAGGGCCGCACGACGCTCATGCCGGGCGCGAACCTCACCAGCTACGGCGCCGTGCGCGACATCGAGAAGTGGCCGGCGCGCGACCGCCGCGAACGCAAACGCGACGTCATCAACTTCGAAGAATACAACCCTTACATAACCGAAGCGATGCTCAGGGCCGTGGACACGCTCCACACGCTGGCCGAAGAGGACCCCGACGCGCCGTCGTACGTCTACCGCAAGGCGGTCATCCGCGCCGCGGCCCTCAAACGGGGCATCGGACTTTACAACAAATTCGTCGTCGCGGCGCTGGGCGCCATGCTCGACCGCGGCGAATCGGCCTCACGCTACGACGGCAGTGGCCGCTGGCTCGACGTGGCGGGGCAGTACGTCACCAAACGCGAGGTCGAAGCGATCCTCGACGCCGTGGACCGCGGCGAGCTGACAACGCCCGAAGAGGTGGACAACCGTTTCAGGGTCTTTTTCGTGCATTACGACGACTACGCCCACAGCTGGGCCGAAGGGATTTACGCCTCGCTGCTGGGGCGCGTGCCCACCGCGGCAGAGATCGGCGACGCGATCGAGGCGGGGCGCAACGCAAGGGAGGCGATGCGCCGCACGACCGACGCCGACCGCGAGCGCGACTGTTCGCTCGACATGGCCGTCAGCTACGGTCTGGACAGCGACGACGAGCGCGAAGTACGCGACGACTATTACTCGGTCCGGGGATTAAAATAG
- a CDS encoding vWA domain-containing protein encodes MYTQSITRNHRTAFILAIDCSGSMAESILFRGRRLTKAEAVAGITNDLLFELVERARRSDGIRDYYDIAVIGYSGDDEVRSLLPDGEELVPVSALAAREMPVRTEVIEHRLPDGSIALREIPAPSWIESQAAGQTPMCEALRRVRDIAAEWTARAANAESFPPVVFNITDGEATDCDDEELRAVCNQIKALETADGNVLLINIHIAAGDAGRHVFFPEAHEANYTNRYAALLYDCSSEMPAVFNEAIREAKGPGAVPPFRGMSYNASAAQLVTMLNIGSISVKTE; translated from the coding sequence ATGTATACACAAAGCATCACACGCAACCACCGCACGGCATTCATACTGGCCATAGACTGTTCGGGATCGATGGCCGAAAGCATCCTCTTCCGGGGACGCAGGCTCACCAAGGCCGAGGCGGTGGCAGGCATCACCAACGACCTGCTCTTCGAGCTGGTAGAACGCGCCCGCCGCAGCGACGGCATACGCGACTATTACGACATCGCCGTGATCGGCTATTCGGGCGACGACGAGGTGCGCTCGCTGCTGCCCGACGGCGAAGAGCTGGTGCCGGTGAGCGCCCTCGCGGCGCGGGAGATGCCGGTGCGTACGGAGGTGATCGAACACCGTCTTCCCGACGGCAGCATCGCCCTGCGCGAGATTCCCGCACCGTCGTGGATCGAGTCGCAGGCGGCAGGACAGACGCCCATGTGCGAAGCGCTGCGCCGGGTGCGCGACATCGCCGCCGAATGGACCGCACGCGCGGCCAACGCCGAGAGTTTCCCGCCCGTGGTGTTCAACATCACCGACGGCGAGGCGACCGACTGCGACGACGAGGAGCTGCGTGCGGTATGCAACCAGATCAAGGCGCTGGAGACCGCCGACGGCAACGTGCTGCTGATAAACATCCACATCGCCGCAGGCGACGCCGGGCGGCACGTATTCTTTCCCGAAGCCCACGAAGCCAACTACACGAACCGCTATGCGGCGCTGCTGTACGACTGTTCGAGCGAAATGCCGGCGGTATTCAACGAAGCCATACGCGAAGCCAAAGGCCCCGGCGCGGTGCCCCCGTTCCGGGGCATGAGCTACAACGCATCGGCGGCCCAGCTGGTCACCATGCTCAACATAGGTTCCATCAGCGTCAAAACCGAATAG
- a CDS encoding WG repeat-containing protein, which translates to MFTLRQYLTTLADTHGLTRTLGEIEVCRDGKGRICYSAGNSAVVFRIRCEGRVRSLRCYMHHPRHLAEIYGEKLLPQELFIYTSPAGGVWVDVVLSDWIEGVTLHEAVAAAAEAGDTARLRRFAAAFDRMAAALTADDWAHGDLKPENIVADNRGRLHLIDFDAMFLPAFAGRHSPELGTAAFQHPARTVRDFDASLDDYPAALISTALHALALDPTLYARYSDADGLLFTPQKIGTDAALCEVLALFERRGLAAQYRIARLLRSPSLRLPGLPQLLALAAETTETDEITGPEETKNAVNTATTGTTGTGETAGTTGPKRAMGAEETAGGNSGSAEGPAGDSADGTTEDPTDGAVAEAAELFVENGLWGYRTPEQVVVPPLYDCGFDFTEGLAAVRLGATWHYIDGAGRTRISCPGCEAVKPFRNGRAPVVRGGRRLEIDREGREFDI; encoded by the coding sequence GTGTTCACACTGCGCCAATACCTGACCACGCTGGCCGATACGCACGGCCTCACCCGGACGCTGGGCGAGATCGAGGTGTGCCGCGACGGAAAGGGGCGCATATGCTACTCGGCAGGCAACAGCGCCGTCGTATTCCGCATCCGCTGCGAAGGCCGCGTCCGCTCGCTGCGCTGTTACATGCACCATCCGCGCCATCTGGCGGAAATCTACGGCGAGAAACTGCTGCCGCAGGAGCTTTTCATCTACACCTCGCCCGCAGGCGGCGTCTGGGTGGATGTGGTGCTGAGCGACTGGATCGAAGGCGTGACGCTTCACGAAGCGGTCGCCGCAGCCGCCGAGGCGGGCGACACGGCGCGACTGAGGAGATTCGCCGCCGCATTCGACCGCATGGCCGCGGCGCTCACGGCGGACGACTGGGCGCACGGCGACCTGAAACCCGAAAACATCGTCGCGGACAACCGGGGACGGCTCCACCTGATCGATTTCGACGCCATGTTTCTGCCCGCCTTCGCAGGTCGGCACAGCCCGGAGCTGGGCACGGCGGCTTTCCAGCATCCCGCGCGCACGGTGCGGGATTTCGACGCTTCGCTCGACGACTATCCGGCGGCCCTGATCTCCACGGCGCTGCATGCGCTGGCGCTCGACCCGACGCTGTACGCCCGCTATTCCGATGCCGACGGGCTGCTCTTCACGCCGCAGAAGATCGGGACCGACGCGGCGCTCTGCGAGGTGCTCGCGCTCTTCGAGCGCAGGGGACTCGCGGCGCAGTACCGGATTGCACGGTTGCTCCGTTCGCCTTCGCTCCGGCTGCCGGGACTGCCGCAACTGCTCGCACTGGCGGCGGAAACAACGGAAACGGATGAAATAACGGGACCTGAGGAAACGAAGAATGCAGTGAATACGGCAACGACAGGGACAACCGGAACCGGGGAAACAGCCGGAACAACAGGCCCAAAGCGGGCAATGGGAGCGGAAGAAACGGCAGGCGGAAATTCCGGCTCGGCAGAAGGCCCAGCGGGCGACTCGGCAGACGGCACAACAGAGGACCCAACGGACGGCGCCGTCGCCGAAGCGGCCGAGCTTTTCGTCGAAAACGGCCTGTGGGGCTACCGCACGCCGGAACAGGTCGTCGTGCCGCCGCTCTACGACTGCGGATTCGACTTCACCGAAGGGCTGGCGGCGGTACGGCTCGGAGCGACATGGCACTATATCGACGGCGCGGGCCGGACCCGGATCAGCTGTCCGGGGTGCGAAGCCGTGAAGCCGTTCCGCAACGGACGCGCCCCGGTCGTCCGCGGCGGAAGGCGGCTGGAGATCGACCGGGAGGGCCGCGAGTTTGATATTTAG
- a CDS encoding pentapeptide repeat-containing protein, protein MTQTELLKMIGSGAVRDLDLTGRELKNIDFKGCRVENVTFDECTLTECNFDGCGMERVSFRKAVLRNCRFRRAKIAWSDFRYCEIERATFEEAEIRFCDLYRAMLTGIVIMRKARIGETSLYYAYFGEGVNIRRENIADGRLLQQDLDAYRRFLIEWNTSGTGVRRNDRAEQSAWSPDAALHAGGHAQRRPDDDRHPAHGHLRLHPRQQDTQSVKPCSHCANT, encoded by the coding sequence ATGACCCAGACCGAACTGCTGAAAATGATCGGCAGCGGCGCCGTACGAGACCTCGACCTGACGGGCCGCGAATTGAAGAACATCGATTTCAAAGGCTGCCGTGTGGAAAACGTGACATTCGACGAATGCACGCTCACGGAGTGCAATTTCGACGGCTGCGGGATGGAGCGCGTCTCCTTCCGCAAGGCCGTGCTGCGCAACTGCCGTTTCCGCAGGGCGAAGATCGCATGGAGCGACTTCCGCTACTGCGAGATCGAAAGGGCCACTTTCGAAGAGGCCGAAATCCGGTTCTGCGACCTTTACCGCGCCATGCTCACCGGAATCGTCATCATGCGCAAGGCTCGGATCGGAGAGACGAGCCTCTACTACGCCTACTTCGGCGAAGGGGTGAACATACGCCGCGAAAACATCGCCGACGGCAGGCTGCTCCAGCAGGACCTCGACGCCTACAGGCGGTTTCTGATCGAATGGAACACCTCCGGCACGGGAGTCCGCCGGAACGACCGCGCCGAGCAGTCGGCGTGGAGCCCCGATGCAGCGCTGCACGCTGGTGGACATGCTCAACGTCGTCCAGACGACGATCGGCATCCTGCTCACGGGCATCTTCGGCTTCATCCTCGGCAACAAGATACGCAATCAGTAAAGCCGTGTTCACACTGCGCCAATACCTGA
- the gcvP gene encoding aminomethyl-transferring glycine dehydrogenase has translation MFDKFSERHIGVSNEKELKAMLETIGVKSVDELISQVIPHSIRLKKPLALPAEGMSEYEFAGHIRALAERNRCLRSFIGMGYYPCAVPAAVTRNVFENPAWYTSYTPYQAEISQGRLEALLNFQTAVISLTGMEIGNCSLLDEATAAAEAMLMMFALRSREAVKEGRNQLFVDRNIFPQTLDVLLTRSEPFGIELIVDEYDEYSFTGKEFGAIVQYPAANGAVRDYADFTAAAHAKGALVTAVADLLALALLKAPGEWGADIAVGSTQRLGTPMGLGGPSAGYMTTREAFKRNMPGRIIGVSVDRLGNRALRMALQMREQHIKRERATSNICTASALMASMVGFYCVYNGPEGLKRAADTAHLAAATVAKALEAMDYKLAATAYFDTLEVAAEAAVVQSLALESGINFFYPTEGSVRMSFDEVTTPEEIAEVIRIFAAAKGKKAKAVKPVTESNVPAGLRRRSAYLTEPVFNAYRSESALMRYIKQLELRDISLANSMISLGSCTMKLNAAALMQPLSLAGFQNMHPFAPADQAEGYMQLITELENDLATITGFAASSLQPNSGAAGEYTGLMVIRAYHQSRGQGYRNVVLIPASAHGTNPASAAMAGMKIVTVACDANGNIDVEDLEVKAKEYSSELCGLMVTYPSTHGVFESRIREIVDAVHDAGGQVYMDGANMNAQVGLTNPGYIGADVCHLNLHKTFAMPHGGGGPGVGPICVAEHLKAFLPSHSVMATGGDEGITAVASAPWGSALLLPITYGYIKMLGEAGLRRATEMAIVNANYMSAALASEFRTYYSGETGRVGHEMILDLTNFKKDYNIDCGDIAHRLMDYGFHAPTLSFPVHETLMVEPTESEPKAEMDRFIEALVSIKRECEAAVGQPDNVVVNAPHTAVEIAGEWPHPYTRQQAVFPLEWVRQAKFFPYVSKIDAGYGDRNLCCRNCE, from the coding sequence ATGTTCGACAAATTTTCCGAACGCCACATCGGCGTCAGCAACGAAAAGGAGCTCAAAGCCATGCTCGAAACGATCGGCGTCAAGTCGGTCGACGAGCTGATCTCGCAGGTCATTCCGCACTCCATCCGGCTCAAGAAACCGCTCGCGCTGCCCGCGGAGGGCATGAGCGAGTACGAATTCGCAGGCCACATCCGCGCGCTGGCCGAGCGCAACCGCTGCCTGCGGTCGTTCATCGGCATGGGCTACTACCCCTGCGCGGTTCCCGCCGCCGTCACGCGCAACGTCTTCGAGAATCCCGCGTGGTACACCTCCTATACGCCCTATCAGGCCGAGATTTCGCAGGGCCGTCTCGAAGCGCTGCTGAACTTCCAGACCGCCGTGATCTCGCTCACGGGCATGGAGATCGGCAACTGCTCGCTGCTGGACGAGGCCACCGCCGCCGCCGAAGCGATGCTGATGATGTTCGCCCTGCGCTCGCGCGAAGCCGTCAAGGAGGGCCGCAACCAGCTCTTCGTCGACCGCAACATCTTCCCGCAGACGCTCGACGTGCTGCTCACCCGCAGCGAACCCTTCGGCATCGAACTGATCGTCGACGAATACGACGAATACAGCTTCACGGGCAAGGAGTTCGGCGCCATCGTCCAGTATCCGGCCGCCAACGGCGCCGTGCGCGACTACGCGGACTTCACGGCCGCCGCCCACGCCAAGGGCGCGCTGGTCACGGCCGTCGCCGACCTGCTGGCGCTGGCGCTTCTGAAAGCCCCCGGCGAATGGGGCGCCGACATCGCCGTCGGCTCGACCCAGCGTCTGGGCACCCCGATGGGGCTGGGCGGTCCGAGCGCGGGCTACATGACCACGCGCGAAGCCTTCAAGCGCAACATGCCGGGCCGCATCATCGGCGTCTCGGTGGACCGTCTGGGCAACCGGGCGCTGCGCATGGCGCTCCAGATGCGCGAACAGCACATCAAGCGCGAGCGCGCCACGTCGAACATCTGCACCGCCTCGGCGCTGATGGCCTCGATGGTGGGCTTCTACTGCGTCTACAACGGTCCCGAAGGGCTGAAGCGCGCCGCCGACACGGCCCATCTGGCCGCCGCGACGGTTGCCAAGGCGCTCGAAGCGATGGACTACAAACTCGCCGCAACGGCCTATTTCGACACGCTCGAAGTCGCCGCCGAAGCCGCCGTCGTACAGTCGCTGGCGCTCGAAAGCGGCATCAACTTCTTCTACCCGACCGAAGGTTCGGTGCGCATGTCGTTCGACGAAGTCACGACTCCGGAGGAGATCGCCGAGGTCATCCGCATCTTCGCCGCCGCCAAAGGCAAGAAAGCCAAGGCCGTAAAGCCCGTCACCGAAAGCAACGTCCCGGCCGGCCTGCGCCGCCGTTCGGCCTACCTGACCGAACCGGTCTTCAACGCCTACCGTTCGGAAAGCGCCCTGATGCGCTACATCAAACAGCTGGAACTGCGCGACATATCGCTGGCCAACTCGATGATCTCTTTAGGTTCGTGCACCATGAAGCTCAACGCCGCGGCGCTCATGCAGCCCCTTTCGCTGGCCGGCTTCCAGAACATGCACCCCTTCGCCCCGGCGGATCAGGCCGAGGGTTACATGCAGTTGATCACGGAGTTGGAAAACGATCTGGCGACGATCACGGGCTTCGCGGCCTCGTCGCTGCAGCCCAATTCGGGCGCGGCGGGCGAGTACACGGGGCTGATGGTGATCCGCGCCTACCACCAGAGCCGCGGACAGGGCTACCGCAACGTTGTGCTGATCCCGGCATCGGCCCACGGCACCAACCCAGCGTCGGCCGCCATGGCGGGCATGAAGATCGTCACCGTGGCGTGCGACGCCAACGGCAACATCGACGTGGAGGACCTCGAAGTCAAGGCCAAGGAGTACAGTTCGGAGTTGTGCGGCCTGATGGTGACCTATCCCTCGACGCACGGGGTGTTCGAAAGCCGCATCCGCGAAATCGTGGACGCCGTACACGACGCGGGCGGACAGGTCTACATGGACGGCGCCAATATGAACGCACAGGTGGGCCTGACCAATCCGGGCTACATCGGCGCCGACGTCTGCCACCTCAACCTGCACAAGACCTTCGCCATGCCCCACGGCGGCGGCGGTCCGGGCGTGGGTCCGATCTGCGTCGCCGAGCACCTCAAAGCCTTCCTCCCCTCGCATTCGGTTATGGCGACGGGCGGCGACGAAGGCATCACCGCCGTGGCATCGGCTCCTTGGGGCTCCGCACTGCTGCTGCCCATAACCTACGGTTATATCAAGATGCTGGGTGAAGCCGGACTGCGCCGCGCCACGGAAATGGCAATCGTCAACGCCAACTACATGTCCGCCGCGCTCGCATCGGAGTTCAGGACCTACTATTCGGGCGAGACGGGCCGCGTGGGTCACGAGATGATCCTCGACCTGACCAACTTCAAGAAGGACTACAACATCGACTGCGGCGACATCGCCCACCGGCTGATGGACTACGGATTCCATGCCCCGACGCTCTCGTTCCCCGTGCACGAGACGCTGATGGTCGAGCCGACCGAATCGGAGCCGAAAGCCGAAATGGACCGCTTCATCGAAGCCCTCGTGTCGATCAAGCGCGAATGCGAAGCGGCCGTCGGACAGCCCGACAACGTGGTGGTCAATGCGCCCCACACGGCCGTGGAGATCGCGGGCGAGTGGCCGCATCCCTACACCCGTCAGCAGGCGGTCTTCCCGCTCGAATGGGTGCGCCAAGCGAAGTTCTTCCCCTATGTTTCGAAGATCGACGCCGGCTACGGAGACCGCAACCTCTGCTGCAGGAATTGCGAATAA
- a CDS encoding FKBP-type peptidyl-prolyl cis-trans isomerase, whose protein sequence is MKVEQNKMVGVDYKLTVDGQIADQSRPGQPLEFIFGTGMLLPKFEEAILGKEVGEAVSFTLEPKDGYGELIADAVVDLPKNIFMVDGKLAEDILFVGSQVPMSDNQGNRMMGIVKEVGEETVKMDFNHPMAGKTLNFDVEIVSVRDVTPEDLQGGCSCGDCGDDCGGGCDHEKGHCDCH, encoded by the coding sequence ATGAAAGTAGAACAGAACAAAATGGTCGGCGTGGACTACAAGCTCACCGTCGACGGACAGATCGCAGACCAGTCGCGTCCGGGCCAGCCGCTCGAATTTATCTTCGGAACAGGCATGCTGCTCCCCAAATTCGAAGAGGCGATTCTGGGCAAGGAGGTCGGCGAAGCCGTCTCGTTTACCCTTGAGCCGAAGGACGGTTACGGCGAACTGATCGCCGACGCCGTGGTAGACCTGCCCAAAAACATATTCATGGTGGACGGCAAACTCGCCGAGGACATCCTCTTCGTGGGTTCGCAGGTTCCGATGAGCGACAATCAGGGCAACCGCATGATGGGCATCGTCAAGGAGGTCGGCGAGGAGACCGTGAAGATGGACTTCAACCACCCGATGGCCGGCAAGACGCTCAACTTCGACGTCGAGATCGTATCGGTGCGCGACGTAACGCCCGAAGACCTGCAGGGCGGCTGCTCGTGCGGAGACTGCGGAGACGACTGCGGCGGCGGTTGCGACCACGAAAAAGGGCACTGCGACTGCCACTGA